The Erinaceus europaeus chromosome 6, mEriEur2.1, whole genome shotgun sequence sequence GGCTGCCTGAGGCAGACTGTGAGGAAGAGCCTTTCTGGGTCAGGGGAGCCCATGTTTCCTGTGACCCGCCAGCCTAGGAAGCAAGCCCTGATCACACAGTCTGGCTCCTGACTCTTTGGACTCCCCGGCCTCCTGCTCTGCCTAGTGTTTCCGTTTTGACTGCTTAACAGTCACCCATCTAACGTGGTGGAGGCCCTGCTGGATTTACACTCAGGTTCACCTCTAACTTGCAGGATATGTCTGCGAAAGGAAGGACCTGCTGGTGAACGGCTGCTGTAATGTCAACGTCGGGAGCTCCAAGCAGTACTGTTGTGATGGCTGCCTGCCCAACGGCTGCTGCAGTGCCTACGAGCACTGTGTCTCCTGCTGCCTGCAGCCCAACAAGGTACCGGGGCTTCTCcagctcctctcttctccctgcctTTACTCAGGATTAGCACCGGCTTCCTCCTGTAAGATTACCTTTGGAAGGAGGACTTTGAAGGGAACTTGATAGGTATCAGAAATTGCAGCTGAGGAGTCACCTCTGTCTGTCAGGGCGGTCGATGGTGTCCAGTTACTGCAGCGCTGTTGTTGTAAAGTGGCCATTGCCCAGCTAACCCGAGCTCTAAAGAGTGAGATAGAAGCCTAGAGTAAGAGCAAGAGACTCAGCACCTAGCTGGTGCTCCCAGGAGCTCGCTTCtttactctccccacccccagggccatCAGCATCCTCCCACGAAGATGCTTAGGAGAAATAACCCAGGTTAGCTTGGGCTGGCTCAGTATGGGATTTGTCCCCGAAGCTAACTTCTGTTTCCATAGCAACTTCTCCTGGAGCGTTTCCTCAACCGGGCAGCCATGGCATTCCAGAACCTCTTCCTGGCAGTCGAAGACCACTTTGAACTATGCCTGGCCAAATGCAGGACCTCCTCCCAGGTCAGGAGCTTTGGGCTTTGTTTGGGATGATTGTCTTTATAAGTTTGGTGTGAGGGAGTAGAAAGTCTGTATTAGTCAAGGGCTAATGACCTTGcgttgctcctgtctgattgacACAGCTGAACTTTAAGGGGCAGCTTAAAATCACTTTAAAGTCTGGGTAGAGTGTTAATAGTAtaattcttttccttcctttctttgactGAAGCTTCTTTCCAGCTCCCTCTTGCTTGTAGTAAGGAGTAATTTGCTCTGGGACGGAGCTAGGGTTTATTTTAGGACTGAAGTGGACAGGGTAGATGAGTGTTTAAAGGTACACAGAATAGTGGTCTGGGCAGGTGGTCAGTGGGTAGGCACAAGgcctgcatgtgtgaggccctaggtttgatccccagccctGCATCTGGTAGAACTGAGTGGTGGTCATCTCTATTTCCCACACTGTCttcctcataaaataaatgaggacatcattaaaagaaaatatatgtatcGTCTATGCCTTAAAAACACACGGAGATCTGTAAGCTGTCAGTCTCGGTGCTTCCTAGCATGCCACTGGCATgtgctctgctctctgggcacaAACATGGCACCAGCTGCGGAAAGCAGCTCTCCGCCTTTGTGGCTCTCTGCCTTTGTGGTGGGGCAGTTGTCGGGGCTCTCAGCTCACTTCCTTTGGCTTCTGTGTGCTGTGTGTACAACACCACCCTGGCTTCCTCTGAGAGCCCCAACTCATCTGTCATTCTGGGGAACCCTGGCTCCAGACTCCCACATGAAGTCCACCTCTCGATCTCATGCCTCCTTTCAGGTCTCTGGTGTGCTCTCGGCTCAGTCAGCATCGTTGGGTAAATGTTTCAAGGATCCTAGTGAGCATTTGAAAACACAGAGACATTCCTGATGCCTTTGTTTTCCTGGCAGAGCTTTCCACTTGAATGGGCTTGAAAGGAGATGTGGGCGAAGTTGAGCACATGACTCATCGTGATTCAGAGGCTCTCATTCTGAGAAGTGCTGAGAAGGCCCGGCATGTTCTCCGCCTCGGCTGATAAGAGCCCAGGAATTCTCTTCAGTCTTTCCTGAAGCTACTAAACTTtctgatagtgtgtgtgtgtgtgtgtgtgtgtgtgtgtgtgtgtgtgtgtgaaagagagatttCCTAGTTGTTGATTTGTTTTTGATATCAGCATACCAAGAAAGAGAAGATTTGAATGTCTATAAATTGGATTAACTCTGACAATTTCCATGTTTTGCATTGCTCTCAGGCTAATGAGTGAACTCTAGACTCGCCAGAACTCAAGTCATGTGCATGAAAACAAATTGCAGAAAAATTAGCCACCAGGAACTATTGTCTGTTTTAAGTCAGACTTCCAGTTTGCTGAGCCAAATGAGGCTTATGCAGAATGGGATTTGGTTTGTGTGCCAGACCTCCAGGTACATAAAACCTTACCAGAATGACTTAGGAGTGCCCCTCCTTCGTTTCTGCATGATTCAGTATCATGAGCTGAAATTCTCTGAATCAGGTGTAAAACACTTATTGCGTCTTAATCTAAGCAACAATTGGAGAGCAAATTAGTGATATTGAGTTGTCCAGGTCACAGCTAGGTGTCCAAAAGCCTCACCAGTACAGTGCTGTTATGTCCATTTCAGTGTTCCCTGCTGGTCTTTGGTGCTGAGTGGCCACCGTTGCCCCAGACAGCACCTTTCAGTGACCTTTGGCACTGGACCTGGCCAGGCTTCTGCCAGGTGGGTGTGACAGCGGGCCTTGGCCTTGGCTTTCAGAGAGGAATGCATGTGAAACGCTGCTCTCTCATGGCACTCTCCTGTCCCTTCTGCCCACAGAGTGTGCAGCACGAGAATACCTATCGGGACCCCAGAGCGAAGTATTGCTATGGAGAGCACCCTCCTGAGCTCTTCCCTGCCTGACATGTGGGAGCAGGAGATGGGGTAAAGGTGCCGAGAAGAGCCTGAAGCCGAAAGAACCCACCTGAAGCAGACTTCAGAGCCCTCTCCACTGGTCTGttggaagaagagaagggaagcttGGCTCTGACCCCTTCTGTGTTGTCCTGTTTGGCGTCACTCTCCACCTGGACTTCACCAGATGGAGTGGCTCTGGAAACACCAGCCGATTGCCTTGGAAAGATGGGTGGGGGGGGATGTGGGCACTTTGGGTACCTCTGTGCAGGGACCTGTGGTGACTCTCCCTTCTCATCGGGGCCTTTTCTGTAAAGTTATTTCTTGATTCCCTTGGAGTACTTGGGGAACTACAGTGTTTTATATAGGAAAACGTCTTGCCTTGACAGTGAGTATATTCAAGGGTATTGTTGTTTTTCTTGTGTTTGAGTCTCAGTGTGAAATCATCCCTTCACCCTGATAAAGTGTCTGGTCTCCTAGAACGTGGGTGTTCTCTCATGGTAGTTGCTGTTCGTTATATTGTAGCCCAGACCATCTGAAATGGTTGACAAGCCCACGGTGGTTCCTTTCTAGTCCCGGCTGTTCCCTAGCACCTGGTACTtgtgcaccccacccccaccccatttcttttCTAGTACTTTCTGAACATGCATCTTATAGCCCACTTGCAAGCTCACCGATTCAGTCAGAAGCTCTGAATGACAAGCCTAGAGGATTCCATTCTCCTTGGCTCACCTCAGTGACCATGTTCTGCTCAGCCTGGGTCAGAGGGAGCCCCGGGGAAAGTCACGGAACTCCTCGTCCTGCCATGGCAACTGGGTGTTGAGGCAGTTTCTCCACAGAGCTCTCCCTGGCTGCTGGCCCCACACAGTTCTCCTTTCTGCTTCAACTTCAGGAGTTGATaaagatacagagttttggtaaTGCCAAGTGATTagcaaaaagaagaggaaaagcccGGTTTTGCTCGTGGAGCTGCGAGACTTGTATACGTGAATAAATGAATGCTGGTCCACAGCCCGAGGCGCACACAGCTCCTTATCTTCATGACCCACAGTACTTGGTCAGCAAGACATGTCTCTCGGGGCCAGGTGTGGCACACTAGGCAGGGGGCACACGTTGCCTTGTGCGAAGACCTGAGCTCAGTACTCCAGTCCTTACCTGgagagggaagaagcttcatgaatggtgaagcactgttgcagttctttccctccctgcctccctcctttcttccctccctctctctctgtctctctctctctgtctctctctctctctctctctcacacacacacacacacacacttacacttcTCTACCTGTCCTTTGAGACCATGTTACCCTTCTGATGTTCTTGCAGTTTATAAGAGTAATTtcctggaagttgggcagtagcacggtgggttaaatgcacgtggcgcaaagcacaaggaccgctgtaaggatcctggttcgagcccccggctccctacctgcagggaagttgcttcacaagcagtgaagcagttcacaagcagtgaagcaggtttgcaggtgtctttctcgtcccctctctgtcttcccctcctctctccatttctctctgtcctatccaacagcaacatcagtaacaacaacaataataactacaacagtaaaaaaaagggcaacagaagggaaaataaattttaaaaaattaaagaaaaagaataatttcCCTTTACTTCCTCCTGATGCTTCTTACATTTATTTTCTCCCCAAAGTTTTCAGACACATTTCTGTGTCTTTAGTGATGCTGAAAGACTTTACATATGAAAGAAATGTCTGTCTTGatgttttaccatttttttttccccccagacactgcttaactctggctgctAACTGAGTGTCGAACCTGGAatctcttgcatgcaagtcctgtgtgctgctgctgctctctctTCCTGGccccttccatctctctctctctctctctctctctctctcactggtcTTAATGTGCTACTCGAATGTCTTGTCCTCGGTTGGTTCTCACTGGCTCAACCTCTCCTTGGACTGATTTGAACTTTTGAGCACTAGAACAGATTGAATGTGGCAACAGTGTCTAGCAAAGGCCACCCCATCTCTGTTTACTCTGCACTTGTAAGTTGactttattgcttttttaaaaattttattttgagtttTCAGTGTTTCCACAAATAGCACATAGCGTGATAGGGAGTTAGACTCCCTACCTTGTAGCTGAGGAAATAGTGagaggtgaagtgactccccagaggTCCCCCGTGGGATTTGATGACAGAACCAGAACAAAGGCTTTGTCTTGACTCCCAGGTCCTCTGTCctgcccacccctccctcccttccatgcTGACTCATCCCTGTGTAGCCGCCCCCCCAGCCCCCGGGGACTGTATAGGTTTCAGTTGTCCAGGTCAAGAGAGGGGCCATAAATGGCAAAACTGAGTCAATAATCCAGAGGTCGTTTTCGTTTGGCCCTGGACTTTGTTTTTTTGTACTTAAGTCAATTAGGAGTGTGGTCACTGGTCTTGGCTATTCTCCACTCTGCAAACTCCCATAAGGAAGGCCCCTGAAGGACTGAAGGAGCTGCTGGCCTCCCCAGCCTGAACCACACAATCCCTCCCACTCTGCTGTGTCCCCTTGACAGAGCTTTCTAGAACTGGAACCTCAGCATGCCTAGAGcctagcaaaaaacaaacaagccctGTTAGAATTTTAGGGAAAGATCAAAGAACAAATGAAAAgaccattaaataaaaaaaagtaattattgaGTGTTTCAGACTAGAGATACTGGGGTAATTGACAGCATCTGTCTTAAAcctcagtcctttttttttttttttaattacagggaattaatgttttacattcgacagtaaatacagtggtttgtatatgcataacatttcccagttttccatataacaatacaacgcccactaggtcctctgtcatccttcttggacctgtattctccctccccccacccaccccagagtctttaaatttgttgcaatatgccaactccagttcaggttctacttgtttaaACCTCAGTCCTAATTGTCATGTTCCCTGCGAGAGGAGAAACTGAAGCATGCAGTCAGTTGGGAATGGGGCCCAGAGACACACATGCGCACAGGGAGTGAGTGTCTCTGCAGGCCTGGCAGTCCTGGGTCTGGGCTGCTGAAGGCTGAACTTGGCTACTCTTGGGAAAGCAGAGGAGGGAATATTTCAGCAGTGCAGGCAGCCTGCAGCAAACTGCAAAGCCAAGACAGCACCCAGCACCTTGGTGTGGCTGCAAAGGAGACATGGGGAGGGGCTGCACGATTTCCAAGATCCCAAGCGATGTTCTGCCTGCAGTTGCCTTCGCATGTGGAGTGCAGATGAACCAAGATGTCACTTGCTATGCTCTTCTCAGGCAGGAGACAATGGTGTCGAAGGACATGGCCTTGGGCACTCCTTTGAGTTCTCTGGGAAGTGGGGTCGCACCTGCCTCCCATTGGGTTGTGTGAGGGGTCAGTGAATGGGGAGCAGTCCCAgcacagcccccacctgcaggggagcactgTCAGATCCCTGCagacccccccccctctctctttgctATTAGCAGTAATGCATCGCTGATACACTCTTGCACACAGATCCCTTAAGTGGAAGGgtggcattattattattcagtGGCAAAGCTTTTggtatgatttttctttttctttgtaagaACTccttatagaaaataaaaattgaggCAATGGAGAATGAGCTAAAGGTGAAAGCAAGAACCTCAGATCACAGCCTGGAGGTGAGCCTCTGCCTGTCAGTCCCTCCCGGCTCTTCCTGGGCTGGGCGCGTGTAACGGTGTTTTTTCAGAAAGCAGCCCTGTAATGGGCACTCCCTCCTTCCTGCAGGTTTGCGTAGCAGCCGCACGGTGTCAGGTCCTCACACGCAGCAGTGCTCTGAATCCCCTGCCGCCTGCATTGAGCTTATGGCCgggtctgtctttccttccttggtccctccctctgcctctctccgttATGAACAGTAATGCATTGCTGATATACTCTTGCACACAAATTTTGTGTATCGACAACTATTTTTACTCCCCTACAGTGGACACGAGTGTCTCCCACCAGCCACATCTCTGAGAACCCCACCCCATCTTTGCTAGTGGAtatcagttgtgtgtgtgtgtgtagaccgcggcagatttttccttttctttcctcttgtgggggctgggggaatgGCTTACACGGCACTGAGCTACTCTGACAGGTTCCCCCCAGATCCCTTTTAAATGAAGAGGAGCTTGCTTCTCAGCCTCGTATTGCTCGTATAGGACCCAGCGCGTCTTTCCAGTCGATTTAGGACCGCTGAGGAGTGGGGGGCCATTTACCCCCCGAGGGCCATTTGGCAGTGTCTAGAGAAGTTCCATCACAACTGAGCCCCAGGAGTGCATCTCATGAGGGGGACCAGGGATCCTGCTCCCAGCCTTGCAACACTCCTGGGCACCTCCAGCCCCATGACCCAGATTTCCTCGGGACCCGGATGGCAGCAGTGCTGTCGAGGAGAGACCCTAGTCCCTTCTTGCCTCAGGTTGAGTGGAGGAGATACAAGAACCGAGTGCTGACTGTTACTTCCTTGCCCTTGCTTTCTGCTGAGCCGAAGTGCAGCTGATTAAATTACCCCGAACTCCCTCTGGACCAACCGCTTCCTCGCAGGTCTGTACCAACCCGGCGCTGCCTGCAGGAGCCGCTGCTCCTCTGCCCGTGCCCCAGGGCACTGACGCTCTTGAGTGCAgagtggcctggcctggcctggacactaccccccaccccacacccaacCTCCTCCCTTCTACGACAGACTATTCCCCAGCTGCTCTGCACTGcatggagcagtgctgggggtgcATTCTAGAAATAGGGAACCTCTCAAGTAAATAGTCCAAATTAGCAGCCTGAGAGATGGCATACTGGCAGTGTacaagacttgcaagcatgaggctccaggttcagttcctgacacTGGAtacccagagcagtgctctggctcttGATCTTGTGAATCAgtaaacttgtttttattttattttatattattattgccaccagggttactgttggggttcagtgctggcaataCAAAATCCATTgcccctggcggccattttttatttttatttttttctattttacttgacaggacagaaattgagaggggggtggtgtagagagggagagagagagacacccgcagacatggtttactgcttgtgaagtgtttcctCCCTGCCcggccccacaggtggggagcagggcttgagcctaggtccttgtgcatggcgatatgtgtgttcaactgggtgcaggTGCCGAGCTCctaaaccttttttaaaagctCCAATTAGAATAACAAGCCACTGGGTGGTGGGTGAGCTCTGTCTTACACAAGCACTTTCTGGGTTCCGGTGTGGCAAGCCAGGGCATGGCCTTCTCTGCACCTGCCAGGTGACTTTCCAGCCTGCTGTGAGGGTTCAGTTTGAGGGGCCGGTATCTCTGCTCACTGCCATGTTTCCAACACGCCTTCCAGCCTGCCATCACAGATGCTGCGGGAATGAGTGGCGCCGGCACTCTGCTGTGACTGAGGGGAGCAAAGTGGGTTCCGAGCCCGTGTGGAAGCTGGTCCCCTTCCATTGTGTGTGAGGCGTGATGCCTTCCAGTATTATTACAAAGCAACATGCTAGTAATAGCCAGTGCTGGATGCTACCCTACTATGGGCATgggagtccttgactttggagTTTCTCCGGATTGGACCGTCGGTGGATCTGGAAGGACCAAAGTGTCACCGCTAGAAGTGCATTGCCCTGTATGTGCTTCCCAGGTTTCTCATCCGGTCACCCTCTGGCTTTggcgttttgttttattttctttttcttttcttttttctccttcttcctcctccttcctcttctttttgatagaacacagagaaattgaaagggaggagatagagacagagagacacctacagcaccactttactgctcgtgaagcttcccccctgcaggtggggaccagggacttgaacctgggtccttgtgcatggtaatacttgtacttaaccaggtgtgccactgtctagcctatgcttttttgttttttttcttttcctaccagAGCTTCACATAGTATCTGCGAGATTCCATTACTCCCAGTGGACTGTCTTCTAAAGGCAGAGGGGCAGAGGCATGGTGAGGGGGAGAAACGGAGGAGatgcaccacagcactgctcacacCACTCATGGAGGTGCCCTGTGCAGGCGCTCCCCTGTGCTGGCCGGATGCTgggacccaggtccctgtgtgtgGCCAAGAATCGCACCCCTGGCGGTCAGGCGGTGACGCACCCTGTAAGGTGCACATGGTACCagactcaaggacccaggttcgagtccccactcctcacttgcagaggggatacttcatgagcggtgaagcaggtctgtatgtgtctttctctccctatttccccttgcttctcaatttctctcctatccaattaaggaaaaggagaagaagaaaagaggagaagtggtagtggtggtggaagaggaggaggaaggagaagtagtataagaaaaaatggcctccaggagcattggatttgtagtgctggtaatagtcctggaggcaattaaaaaaacaaagaaaaagaatgcttgggagtcgggcggtagcgcagtgggttaagcacacgtggtgcaaagtgcaaggcgtaagaatcccagttcgagcccccagctccccacctgcaggggagtcgcttcacaggcagtgaggcaggtctgcaggtgtctgtctttctctccccctctctgtctcccctcctctctccatttctctctgtcttatctaacaatgatgacaacaataataactacaacaataaaacaactagggcagcaaaaggaaataaataaatccaaaaaaaaaaaaaaagaaaaagaatgctcTCCACTGGAAGAGCTATCTCCTGTCCCACCTCTTGCTTTTTTTAGCTGATAGTTTGCAGACATACTGGGCAACCTGTATCCATGTTGTCGCAAAATCAAAAGTGCTGTCGGTGACCAGAGGAATTCAGGACTGCAGACTATGCTGGCCACACCTCACACACCTGCCCGTCACTGGGTGCATCAGGCCACGGCGGAGCAGGGTATGTGAGCAGCACACAGGCACGGAATGACCGCGGCTTGAGGAAATGAGCCTCTAGCCTGAGCTCCTTCATGTGTCAAATGAGGGGGCTGGTTAAGCTAGCCGGCAGAGCCCACACCCCTGTACCTGAGACTTGCAGAGACCACCCCACGGCTAAAACAGCCCAGCCCACATCCCCAAGGCAGGCCTTGACTTTGATCTTCCCAGAGGAGTGAACACCAGCCATTGGGAGCCCCTTTTCCTCAAACGAGGCAGACTGTAACTGGGCCTGCCCACTACCTGCCTCTTTCTCCTCAGAGTTTAAGTCGACATCACGTTCTGCTCTGCTGGAACCGGCTGACCACACACCGCTGCTGTGCACCTGTGAGCACGGCTGCTTTCTTCCCTCTTCAGCTGCCTGTTGGCAGGGAGACAGCTAAATTCCCTGGGTgtactcaccccccaccccagacaccCCAGCATCTTGGAATTCCTAATTGGGCCTTCCGTGGTCACTTCCTTCATGATCACAGGGCAGACACCTTAAAGTGTAGGCAGTgacattttaaaatgtgtgaGGTTACAGAGAAAGTCAGTTGTGCCAGGTGGGCCAGCTAGCCTCCAGAGAACCTCCAGGACCACGACGTGATGAAGAGCTTTGCCTACATGCTGCAGATAAACCCTGCATCCACACACAAATCCGGATAGAACCCTACTGCACAAATTATTTAAAGATTAGCTGTTCCTGTTAGATGGGTTTGATCCAATTTTAGCAAACGAATTTACAGAGCGTGAAAAGCACACATTTCATTGTATCCTCTGGTCTCTAAAAGCCGGTTTAAGGGATAATTACTTTTAACCAGCACACCACTCAGCTATGGCTAGtagtggtgccaaggatcaaacctggaacctcttgCAGGCAAACCCTGTGCTCtatcactgtgctatttccctgccCAGGAACCTCTTTTGATAATTGCACAGAGGCCTGGCTTTACATTTCTGTACTGGATTGTAtggcgtgcgtgcgtgcgtgcgtgcgtgcgtgcgtatgTGTAAAGAAGGCATCCTACCTGGACCAGAGTTGAGCTGGATGTAGCATGTGAGGGTAAAACACTCAGGACAGGACTCCTTTgttgagagaggtgagagaaggtGGAGGGGTAACCCCAAATCTCTAAGCTTGTTATTAACAAATCACAAACTGCA is a genomic window containing:
- the SPRING1 gene encoding SREBP regulating gene protein isoform X2 translates to MPPGPRACPAPRPGRRAPRPRRHGEPGGHGVAPAPAEALGARPGVRAVARLLPHQHLQAGYVCERKDLLVNGCCNVNVGSSKQYCCDGCLPNGCCSAYEHCVSCCLQPNKQLLLERFLNRAAMAFQNLFLAVEDHFELCLAKCRTSSQSVQHENTYRDPRAKYCYGEHPPELFPA
- the SPRING1 gene encoding SREBP regulating gene protein isoform X1, whose protein sequence is MVNLAAMVWRRLLRKRWVLALVFGLSLVYFLTSTFKQEERAVRDRSLLQIQDQDQPIPWKVQFNLGNSSRPSNQCRNSIQGKQLITDELGYVCERKDLLVNGCCNVNVGSSKQYCCDGCLPNGCCSAYEHCVSCCLQPNKQLLLERFLNRAAMAFQNLFLAVEDHFELCLAKCRTSSQSVQHENTYRDPRAKYCYGEHPPELFPA